A genomic stretch from Aminobacter aminovorans includes:
- a CDS encoding ABC transporter ATP-binding protein, which produces MGSLKIENVKKSFGPVEVLKGIDLDVKDGEFVVFVGPSGCGKSTLLRIIAGLEDASSGNVLIDGARVTNAPPSKRGIAMVFQTYALYPHLTVRDNMALGLKQAGTPADEIDKRITASSSMLSLEPYLKRRPAELSGGQRQRVAIGRALVREPKLFLFDEPLSNLDAALRVNTRLEIAQLHNRLKATMVYVTHDQVEAMTLADRIVVLNAGRIEQVGAPMELYNKPANLFVAGFIGSPKMNFVDGARLGETAKTIGVRPEHIAVSQAEGTWKGTVIHAEHLGADTNVFLETEKAGLITIRLFGEYQTGPGATLYATPDAARTYRFGEDGKVLG; this is translated from the coding sequence GTGGGATCTCTCAAGATCGAAAACGTCAAGAAGTCCTTTGGCCCGGTCGAGGTGCTGAAAGGCATCGACCTCGACGTCAAGGACGGTGAGTTCGTTGTCTTCGTCGGCCCGTCCGGCTGCGGAAAGTCGACGCTGCTGCGCATTATCGCCGGCCTCGAAGACGCGTCCTCCGGCAATGTGCTGATCGACGGCGCCAGGGTCACCAACGCCCCGCCGTCCAAGCGCGGCATCGCCATGGTGTTCCAGACCTACGCGCTCTATCCGCACTTGACGGTGCGCGACAACATGGCGCTCGGCCTCAAGCAGGCGGGAACGCCGGCTGACGAGATCGACAAGCGCATCACCGCGTCGTCGTCGATGCTTTCGCTGGAACCCTACCTCAAGCGCCGCCCGGCCGAGCTTTCGGGAGGCCAGCGCCAGCGCGTCGCCATCGGCCGCGCTTTGGTGCGCGAACCCAAGCTGTTCCTGTTCGACGAGCCGCTGTCGAACCTCGACGCCGCGCTTCGCGTCAACACCCGCCTCGAGATCGCCCAGCTGCACAACCGCCTCAAGGCGACGATGGTCTACGTCACCCACGACCAGGTCGAGGCCATGACGCTGGCCGACCGGATCGTCGTGCTGAACGCCGGCCGCATCGAGCAGGTCGGCGCACCGATGGAGCTCTACAACAAACCGGCCAATCTGTTCGTCGCCGGCTTTATCGGCTCACCCAAGATGAACTTCGTCGACGGCGCCCGCCTTGGCGAAACCGCCAAGACCATCGGCGTTCGTCCCGAGCACATCGCGGTCAGCCAGGCCGAGGGCACATGGAAGGGCACGGTTATCCATGCCGAGCATCTCGGCGCCGACACCAACGTCTTCCTCGAAACCGAGAAGGCCGGCCTGATCACCATCCGCCTGTTCGGCGAATACCAGACCGGCCCAGGCGCTACGCTCTACGCCACTCCAGACGCGGCGCGCACCTATCGCTTCGGCGAAGACGGCAAGGTTCTGGGCTGA